From one Chlamydiifrater phoenicopteri genomic stretch:
- a CDS encoding glucose-6-phosphate isomerase produces the protein MKDNENFLASKSVSLLYELAKSPFNLNHKDVLTSDRFLKYSMSAAGLLYCYALERVDDSIVGSLQNLGEERRIVSLMRSMQQGEVVNVIEGFPSENRSALHTAMRGWVSSEVSEEIQSPVAKEMMTRAKHEYVKLEAFLNSIGDRFSTLVQVGIGGSELGPHALYQALCHPNQQRFVRFVSNIDPDAVTATFSDLDLQSTLVVIVSKSGSTLETATNEMFIRSLFEKANLDSNKHFIAVTNEGSPMDNPQRYLEVFYMWDSVGGRYSATSMVGGVALSFAFGLQSFKEVLLGAASMDYNALCSDLSKNLPAMSALLGIWNRNFLRYPTVAVIPYSEALLRFPAHLQQCTMESNGKGIDKYGDRVAFQTSPVIWGEAGTNSQHSFFQMIHQGTEVVPVEFIGFRRSRYGEDFHFKGTSSQQKLYSNLLAQALALAKGEDSDNPNKRFEGNRPSSLLVADVVDAKTLGALLAFYEHKIVFQGFCWGINSFDQEGVSLGKRLADNFLEAITERAPDVPSEVKLLLDFFYDKQNS, from the coding sequence ATGAAAGACAATGAAAATTTTTTGGCATCTAAATCTGTTTCGCTTCTTTATGAACTAGCAAAATCTCCCTTTAATCTGAACCACAAAGATGTGTTAACTTCCGATAGATTTCTTAAATATAGCATGTCGGCAGCAGGACTTCTTTATTGCTATGCTTTGGAAAGAGTAGATGATTCCATAGTAGGGAGCTTGCAAAATTTAGGAGAGGAAAGAAGGATCGTCTCTCTGATGCGCTCTATGCAGCAAGGCGAAGTTGTTAATGTAATAGAAGGTTTTCCAAGTGAAAATCGCTCTGCTCTACATACAGCGATGCGAGGATGGGTGTCTTCAGAGGTGTCTGAAGAGATACAATCTCCTGTAGCGAAAGAAATGATGACGCGAGCTAAACATGAATATGTTAAGCTGGAAGCTTTCTTAAATTCTATAGGTGATAGATTCTCCACCTTGGTTCAAGTTGGTATCGGAGGGTCTGAGTTGGGGCCTCATGCTTTATATCAGGCTCTTTGTCATCCCAATCAGCAACGCTTTGTTCGGTTTGTTTCTAACATTGATCCGGATGCTGTAACAGCAACGTTTTCTGATTTAGATTTGCAATCCACCCTGGTTGTGATTGTTTCAAAATCTGGAAGTACTTTAGAGACGGCTACTAATGAGATGTTTATCCGATCTTTATTTGAAAAGGCAAATTTAGATTCGAATAAGCATTTCATAGCTGTTACTAATGAAGGAAGTCCTATGGATAATCCCCAACGTTACCTAGAAGTTTTTTACATGTGGGATAGCGTAGGAGGGAGATATTCTGCGACATCTATGGTAGGAGGGGTCGCTTTATCGTTTGCTTTTGGGTTGCAAAGTTTTAAGGAGGTTTTGCTTGGGGCGGCGAGTATGGACTACAATGCTCTTTGTAGTGATTTGTCTAAAAATCTTCCCGCTATGTCAGCCCTTTTAGGTATATGGAATAGAAATTTTCTACGCTACCCTACGGTGGCGGTTATTCCCTATTCGGAAGCTTTACTACGGTTTCCTGCGCACTTGCAGCAATGTACAATGGAATCCAACGGCAAAGGAATTGATAAGTATGGGGATAGGGTAGCTTTTCAGACTTCTCCTGTGATATGGGGAGAAGCAGGAACAAATAGTCAGCATTCTTTCTTCCAAATGATTCATCAAGGCACAGAAGTTGTGCCTGTAGAATTTATAGGATTTCGTAGGAGTCGCTATGGAGAAGATTTCCATTTTAAAGGAACTTCTTCTCAACAAAAATTGTATTCAAACCTACTAGCACAAGCCTTGGCTCTCGCTAAGGGAGAGGATTCTGATAATCCTAACAAACGTTTTGAGGGAAATAGACCTTCTTCTCTGCTTGTAGCAGATGTTGTCGATGCTAAAACTTTGGGAGCTCTATTAGCTTTCTACGAGCATAAGATTGTTTTTCAGGGCTTTTGTTGGGGTATTAATTCTTTCGATCAGGAAGGTGTTTCTTTAGGAAAACGCCTAGCGGACAATTTTTTGGAAGCGATTACGGAGAGGGCGCCTGATGTACCATCAGAAGTGAAGTTGCTTTTAGATTTTTTCTATGATAAGCAGAATTCCTAA
- the xerD gene encoding site-specific tyrosine recombinase XerD: protein MNNFCKTLLSFETFLKIDRGLSPNTVSAYLRDISLFLESSKIQSCKDITQQTITDFSDLLHSRGEAETSITRRLIALKVFFQFLKEFEFLKQVPVIEHPKIWRKLPSVLSKDEVDILLEAPSYKSIKNFKDAYCSARDKAILYLMYSTGIRVSELCNLKLGDVNDEFIRVLGKGSKSRLVPLGKKALQVVNDYLIHFRDSLHKKPPITNDHLFLSVRGEKLNRTTIWKNIQSYAQLAGIDKKISPHSLRHAFATHLLDNKADLRIIQEMLGHACISSTEVYTHISKESLTEKFKAFHPRNNG from the coding sequence ATGAACAACTTTTGCAAAACTCTTCTATCTTTTGAGACTTTTCTAAAAATAGATCGCGGGCTTTCTCCCAATACAGTGTCTGCATATCTAAGGGACATTTCTCTATTTTTAGAAAGTTCCAAAATTCAATCTTGCAAAGATATTACTCAACAAACCATTACAGACTTTTCAGATCTCCTCCACTCAAGGGGCGAAGCTGAAACATCCATTACTCGACGACTTATTGCATTAAAGGTCTTTTTTCAGTTTTTAAAGGAGTTTGAATTTTTAAAACAAGTCCCCGTCATAGAGCACCCCAAAATCTGGAGAAAACTACCTTCAGTGCTCAGCAAAGATGAGGTCGATATATTATTGGAAGCTCCTTCCTATAAGTCTATTAAAAACTTTAAGGATGCTTACTGCTCTGCTCGCGATAAAGCCATCCTATACCTTATGTATTCCACTGGAATAAGAGTATCTGAACTTTGTAATCTTAAATTAGGAGATGTCAACGATGAGTTTATCCGAGTTCTAGGGAAAGGATCCAAATCCCGACTGGTGCCTCTAGGGAAAAAAGCTTTACAAGTTGTCAACGACTACCTTATTCACTTCAGAGATTCTTTGCATAAAAAGCCTCCTATCACCAACGATCATTTGTTCCTTTCTGTGCGCGGAGAAAAGCTCAATAGAACTACTATCTGGAAAAATATACAGTCCTATGCACAACTTGCTGGTATAGATAAAAAAATTTCTCCACACTCTCTTAGACACGCCTTCGCTACACATCTTCTCGATAATAAGGCTGATCTCCGAATTATCCAAGAAATGCTAGGACATGCTTGCATATCCTCCACAGAAGTTTATACTCACATATCAAAAGAAAGCCTCACAGAAAAGTTCAAAGCTTTTCACCCAAGAAACAACGGTTAA
- a CDS encoding NAD(P)/FAD-dependent oxidoreductase yields MHIAILGAGYAGLSLAWHLLLHSQGTAAIDLFDPVPIGEGTSGMSSGLLHAFTGRKALKPYRASDALVSAHYLITETSKVLGHSVVLSSGIVRPASDEEQLTLFQKRVEEFPQELEWWEKSRCELEIPGIVIPDDGGALFIKDGITINNEEYMQGLWMACSNLGTQFYDEIIENISDIEDFYDHIVIAPGANWDVLPETKDIPLNKVKGQLLKVELPKSFQTPKYSINAHKYMVSHATDGTYMLGATFEHNLADDEPNQEVAYNEIFPALLPLFPQLKEAQIIDCFSGVRVSSPTRKPVTAQIKDKVWFVGGFGSKGLLYHGLVGDMLAKAVLAKSTAYIDKEFLFSAST; encoded by the coding sequence ATGCATATCGCCATACTAGGGGCTGGTTACGCTGGATTATCCCTGGCCTGGCATCTCCTTCTGCATTCTCAAGGAACCGCAGCTATCGATCTGTTCGACCCAGTCCCTATTGGAGAAGGAACTTCAGGAATGTCCTCCGGTTTATTACATGCTTTCACTGGACGCAAAGCCTTAAAACCCTACAGAGCCTCAGATGCTCTCGTCTCCGCCCACTATCTTATAACAGAAACAAGCAAAGTTTTAGGGCATTCTGTAGTCCTCTCTTCAGGAATAGTCAGACCTGCTTCAGATGAAGAACAACTAACACTTTTTCAAAAACGAGTAGAAGAATTTCCTCAAGAATTAGAGTGGTGGGAAAAGTCTCGTTGTGAATTAGAAATTCCCGGCATCGTTATTCCCGATGATGGTGGAGCTCTGTTTATTAAGGATGGCATTACCATCAATAACGAAGAATATATGCAAGGCTTGTGGATGGCTTGCTCTAATCTGGGCACGCAGTTCTATGATGAAATTATTGAAAATATCTCGGATATTGAAGATTTCTATGATCATATCGTTATAGCTCCAGGAGCTAACTGGGATGTCCTTCCTGAGACCAAAGATATTCCCTTAAACAAAGTCAAAGGACAGCTCCTAAAAGTAGAACTACCCAAAAGCTTCCAAACTCCTAAATACAGCATAAACGCTCATAAATATATGGTTTCCCATGCTACCGACGGAACCTACATGCTGGGCGCCACATTTGAACATAACCTTGCAGACGACGAACCTAATCAAGAAGTCGCGTACAATGAAATCTTTCCAGCCTTACTCCCCCTATTCCCCCAGCTTAAAGAAGCCCAAATTATCGACTGTTTTTCTGGTGTGAGGGTATCTAGCCCAACGAGGAAGCCTGTAACCGCACAAATCAAAGACAAAGTCTGGTTCGTGGGAGGCTTCGGCTCTAAAGGTCTCCTCTATCATGGGCTAGTTGGCGACATGTTAGCAAAAGCTGTCCTAGCGAAATCTACCGCCTACATAGATAAAGAATTTCTCTTCTCTGCGTCCACATAG
- a CDS encoding protease-like activity factor CPAF — MMKLKNFSAAFLVSLLCCGGTIFADNNVSKDKVRENARSDLSFLEHLVATKYAPLSWKKLLFDWDLEREVNRCKVKLLVQENLTTKYCQSVFAEFLESLNDYHAGVTFFSTEKAYLPFELKLSDTGKCFVVSTAKTATNLQVGDEILEIEGTPILQIVESLRKGRGSLADYAGAVRNITFRSAALGHPVPKGLVTIKTRRASGIVRTLMERWRYTPESVADFSLVYPLAPKEVAIRATVFPERKSEGAVSTVFGTTMVPYFLEEMQAQSKIADRSSNFSMGDRNGFLPNFGTPVWQMSGEGPFRAYIFVVRDHQGIEHKVGYVRIGTYLWTDLVADEGKDGPWKDFEAIISKMDAETDLLVVDQLNNPGGSVFYLYGLVSMLTDRPLDTPKHRLVLTQEDVNAAVGWLELLEDVYTDEQARVALGEDMEGFCIDVRGAEALRSYSRTVLAEWQNGHYDLTAPMPLLGFDKVYPHPRVNYEKPIVALINEDNYSCADLFAALFKDNERAVLVGKTTAGAGGFVYEVNFPNRSGIRRCSLTGSLAVRGDGSFIENLGVAPQIDLGFTEKDLQTGKFSDYTNSILSLIKDLLTQKGEGQSNLDGSSASSAVEAMDEGTVGAWSPY; from the coding sequence ATGATGAAGTTAAAAAACTTTTCTGCGGCGTTCTTGGTGTCTCTTCTTTGTTGTGGAGGGACGATATTTGCTGATAACAATGTTTCTAAGGATAAAGTTAGGGAGAACGCGCGTTCTGATCTATCGTTTCTAGAACATCTCGTAGCTACCAAATACGCCCCTCTTTCATGGAAAAAGCTCTTGTTTGATTGGGATTTAGAGAGAGAAGTTAATCGGTGTAAGGTTAAATTATTAGTCCAGGAGAATTTGACAACAAAGTATTGTCAATCGGTGTTTGCTGAATTCTTGGAATCTTTAAATGATTATCACGCTGGGGTGACTTTTTTTAGTACAGAAAAAGCTTACTTGCCTTTTGAATTAAAATTGTCTGACACAGGAAAGTGTTTTGTTGTAAGCACTGCTAAAACAGCAACAAATCTACAGGTGGGCGACGAGATTTTAGAGATAGAGGGCACGCCCATTTTGCAGATAGTGGAGTCGCTAAGGAAAGGGCGAGGAAGCTTGGCAGATTATGCTGGAGCTGTAAGAAATATCACTTTTAGAAGTGCTGCCTTGGGGCACCCCGTTCCAAAGGGTTTAGTAACAATCAAAACTCGGAGAGCTAGCGGAATAGTACGAACCTTAATGGAAAGGTGGAGATATACTCCAGAAAGTGTGGCTGATTTTTCCTTGGTCTACCCTCTAGCTCCTAAAGAAGTTGCTATACGCGCAACTGTTTTTCCTGAGCGCAAGAGTGAAGGAGCCGTATCTACTGTCTTTGGAACTACTATGGTGCCTTACTTCTTGGAAGAGATGCAGGCTCAAAGTAAGATAGCTGATAGGTCTAGCAATTTCAGCATGGGAGATAGGAATGGTTTCTTACCAAACTTTGGGACTCCCGTGTGGCAGATGAGTGGAGAAGGGCCTTTCAGAGCTTATATCTTCGTTGTCAGGGATCATCAAGGAATAGAGCACAAGGTTGGTTATGTTCGTATAGGCACCTACCTTTGGACAGATCTCGTTGCCGATGAAGGCAAAGATGGTCCTTGGAAGGATTTTGAAGCAATAATTTCTAAAATGGATGCCGAAACAGATCTGCTTGTGGTAGATCAGCTAAACAACCCAGGGGGCAGTGTTTTCTATCTTTACGGGTTGGTTTCTATGCTCACAGATCGTCCATTAGATACTCCTAAGCATCGGTTAGTTTTAACTCAGGAAGACGTAAATGCTGCTGTTGGTTGGTTAGAACTATTAGAAGATGTTTACACAGACGAGCAAGCCAGAGTGGCTTTAGGTGAGGATATGGAAGGCTTTTGTATAGACGTTCGCGGAGCAGAAGCTCTACGATCCTATTCTCGAACAGTACTTGCTGAGTGGCAAAATGGTCATTATGATTTAACAGCTCCTATGCCTCTTTTAGGTTTTGATAAAGTGTATCCTCATCCTAGAGTAAATTATGAGAAACCTATAGTAGCTCTGATTAACGAGGATAACTATTCTTGTGCGGATTTGTTTGCTGCTTTGTTTAAAGATAATGAGAGAGCTGTGCTTGTTGGTAAAACAACGGCAGGAGCTGGAGGTTTTGTCTATGAAGTTAATTTCCCGAATAGGAGTGGTATCCGAAGATGTTCTTTAACGGGCTCCTTAGCTGTTAGAGGGGATGGGTCCTTCATAGAAAATTTAGGAGTTGCCCCTCAGATCGACTTGGGCTTTACAGAAAAAGATTTACAAACGGGGAAATTCTCTGATTATACGAACTCCATTTTATCTTTGATCAAAGACTTATTGACACAAAAAGGTGAAGGTCAGTCTAATCTAGATGGTTCTTCTGCTTCCAGCGCTGTGGAAGCTATGGATGAGGGAACTGTAGGAGCCTGGTCACCTTATTGA
- a CDS encoding class I SAM-dependent methyltransferase, translating to MRRDVLRIGSFLFFFLRWIKEKTLLCLTLYWRFPSLLIYDLAAFSYSLVYNPYVRLNRKASESILRRGEVYGETPWRALSRICQDFGISSKDSVLDLGSGLGKGCFWFAHVVGCKRVCGVDREKKFLSFAKKVGRLISFGVFCSGRLNYVLGDFTELSFTDYSCVYFYGTSFSPRVIRKLIKSLASLPKNASVISVSYPLTEFLEGEALFFVEKTSKVSFPWGSAEVYKNIRK from the coding sequence GTGCGTCGTGACGTATTGCGGATAGGAAGCTTTCTATTTTTTTTTCTTAGATGGATTAAAGAAAAGACTCTCTTGTGTTTGACTTTATACTGGAGATTTCCTTCTCTACTTATCTACGATTTGGCCGCTTTTTCTTATTCTCTCGTGTATAACCCCTATGTTAGATTGAACAGGAAAGCTTCTGAAAGTATTTTGCGTAGGGGAGAGGTTTATGGAGAAACACCCTGGCGTGCGCTAAGTAGAATATGTCAAGATTTTGGGATATCGTCGAAAGATTCTGTTTTGGACCTTGGATCAGGACTAGGTAAAGGTTGTTTTTGGTTTGCGCATGTCGTTGGGTGTAAGAGGGTTTGTGGTGTTGATCGGGAGAAAAAATTCCTTTCTTTTGCTAAAAAAGTCGGCCGGCTCATTTCTTTTGGGGTGTTTTGCTCTGGAAGGTTAAATTATGTTTTAGGAGATTTCACAGAGCTATCCTTTACGGACTATTCTTGCGTATACTTTTATGGCACATCTTTTTCGCCTAGGGTCATACGTAAGCTCATAAAATCTTTGGCTAGCCTGCCAAAGAACGCGAGTGTGATTTCTGTTAGTTATCCATTAACAGAGTTCCTTGAAGGAGAGGCTTTGTTTTTTGTAGAGAAGACTTCAAAAGTTTCTTTCCCTTGGGGAAGCGCAGAAGTATATAAGAATATCCGAAAATGA
- a CDS encoding DUF2608 domain-containing protein, with translation MSILKKVCSLFSLIALFMGIGFGNVPSEKNSAYIKEIEGNRLISINFLNEIAEEILFADDSTITIVGLDNTLLQGAEALSHKDWFKATVSGFMELGLSKEEAWLVAYPYWVEYQKKGSVKLVEEVARIMVSRVLEKNKLIIGCTDKCMEDRALVKDQLNSVSINFSPTPTAFMSENKSISSFADTFLDKGELSSGISSGVLFLANKTNTEDFRKILLFLRDHLKEKSFKKIIFLDEDSQRVGAFHQACKELGFPSLSATYKALRYQPQVYSPELSKIQHTFTEKLLSNDAAALLFRNNITS, from the coding sequence ATGAGCATTTTAAAAAAGGTTTGTTCTCTGTTTTCTTTAATAGCACTTTTTATGGGAATAGGCTTTGGCAATGTCCCCTCGGAAAAAAATTCCGCTTACATTAAAGAAATAGAAGGCAATCGTCTCATTTCTATTAATTTTTTAAATGAAATTGCAGAAGAAATACTCTTTGCTGATGATTCTACTATAACGATTGTAGGACTAGATAATACCTTACTACAAGGGGCAGAAGCTCTCTCCCATAAGGATTGGTTTAAAGCTACTGTTTCAGGCTTTATGGAGCTAGGACTATCTAAGGAAGAAGCTTGGCTTGTTGCTTACCCTTACTGGGTCGAATACCAAAAGAAGGGTTCTGTTAAACTCGTAGAGGAGGTTGCAAGGATCATGGTCTCCAGAGTTCTAGAAAAAAATAAATTAATCATCGGCTGCACAGATAAATGCATGGAAGATAGAGCCTTAGTAAAAGATCAGTTAAATTCTGTTTCTATTAACTTTTCTCCGACTCCAACGGCGTTCATGTCAGAAAATAAATCGATTTCATCTTTCGCAGACACTTTCCTTGACAAGGGCGAGTTGAGTTCCGGAATCTCTTCTGGCGTGTTATTTCTGGCCAATAAAACCAATACAGAAGATTTTCGAAAGATTCTTCTTTTCTTAAGAGACCACCTAAAAGAAAAATCTTTTAAAAAAATTATTTTCTTAGATGAGGACTCCCAAAGAGTGGGTGCTTTCCACCAAGCCTGTAAAGAGTTAGGCTTCCCTTCATTGTCCGCAACCTACAAAGCTTTGCGTTACCAACCCCAAGTATACTCACCCGAACTATCTAAAATCCAACACACCTTCACTGAGAAGCTTCTAAGCAACGACGCTGCAGCCTTACTTTTTCGCAATAACATTACTTCTTAA
- a CDS encoding malate dehydrogenase encodes MAGGSLVKVAVTGGTGQIAYSFLFSLVNGDVFGKDQEIDLRVYDVPGTEKVLSGVRMELDDGAYPLMRSLRVCTDLEDAFDGIDAAFLIGAAPRNASMERSDLLKINGGIFALQGSVLNACANKNAKIFVVGNPANTNCLIAMRNAPSLKRRNFHAMLRLDQNRMHAMLSHRAGVPIRDVERVIVWGNHSAKQVPDFTLATIKGRAAAEYIGDRDWLENVMIPSVQRRGTAVIEARGRSSAASAARALTNAAAEIFLPVEGRWFSSGVCSDHNPYGIEEDLIFGFPCRMKADGEYEIVAGLQIDQFIQAKLRVVQEELLEEKASIASL; translated from the coding sequence ATGGCGGGTGGATCTTTGGTGAAGGTTGCTGTCACTGGTGGGACAGGGCAAATAGCATACTCTTTTCTGTTTTCCTTAGTTAATGGGGATGTGTTTGGCAAGGATCAAGAGATTGATCTTAGGGTTTATGATGTTCCTGGAACAGAGAAGGTCCTTTCTGGCGTGCGTATGGAGCTTGATGATGGAGCGTACCCTTTGATGAGATCTTTGCGCGTTTGTACAGATTTAGAAGATGCATTTGATGGTATTGACGCGGCTTTTCTTATAGGAGCGGCGCCGAGGAATGCTTCCATGGAGAGATCCGATCTTTTGAAAATCAACGGAGGGATTTTTGCTTTGCAGGGCTCCGTGTTGAATGCTTGTGCTAATAAAAATGCCAAGATATTTGTTGTTGGAAATCCGGCAAACACGAACTGTTTGATAGCCATGAGAAATGCTCCATCTTTGAAGAGGAGGAATTTTCATGCCATGTTGCGTTTGGATCAAAATCGGATGCACGCTATGCTCAGTCACAGAGCAGGAGTTCCCATTCGTGACGTGGAAAGGGTTATTGTTTGGGGGAACCACTCCGCTAAGCAAGTTCCTGATTTTACCTTAGCTACAATCAAAGGTCGTGCAGCAGCTGAGTACATAGGGGATAGGGATTGGCTAGAGAATGTTATGATACCTTCGGTTCAAAGAAGGGGCACGGCTGTTATAGAGGCCAGGGGACGTTCCTCCGCAGCATCAGCAGCTAGAGCTTTGACTAATGCCGCGGCGGAAATTTTTCTACCGGTCGAAGGCAGATGGTTTTCATCTGGCGTTTGTTCTGATCATAATCCTTACGGCATAGAAGAGGATCTTATATTCGGTTTTCCTTGTCGAATGAAGGCTGATGGAGAATATGAGATTGTAGCCGGCCTTCAGATAGACCAATTTATTCAAGCGAAGTTACGCGTAGTTCAAGAAGAATTACTAGAAGAGAAAGCGAGCATAGCTTCTTTATAG
- a CDS encoding SycD/LcrH family type III secretion system chaperone, with translation MNTLSLLLERISLQSKEAFPFPENLEDYLEDFFPNPSTGLDTYQKIFNVSNEELELIYKEAYQEYLSGNYPLSTAAFRWLIFFNPFISKFWFSLGASLQMEKNFKKAIHAYAVTAIFRNKDPYPHYYAHLCYKLLNIEPEATKALEMAWDRATAPKYKELREELLAIKHSSESLSDEF, from the coding sequence ATGAATACTCTTTCTCTTTTACTGGAAAGGATCTCTCTGCAATCAAAAGAAGCCTTTCCTTTCCCAGAAAACTTAGAAGATTACCTTGAAGATTTTTTTCCTAATCCATCTACGGGATTAGATACATATCAAAAAATTTTCAATGTCTCTAATGAAGAATTGGAACTCATCTACAAAGAAGCTTACCAAGAATACTTAAGTGGTAACTATCCTCTTAGCACTGCAGCCTTTAGATGGTTAATTTTCTTTAACCCTTTTATTTCTAAATTTTGGTTTTCCTTAGGCGCCTCTCTACAAATGGAAAAAAATTTTAAGAAAGCTATTCACGCGTACGCCGTCACAGCTATCTTTAGAAATAAGGATCCCTACCCTCATTACTACGCTCACTTGTGTTACAAGCTGCTTAATATAGAACCAGAAGCTACTAAAGCTTTAGAAATGGCCTGGGATCGAGCTACTGCTCCAAAATACAAAGAACTACGAGAAGAACTTCTAGCTATTAAGCATTCTTCAGAATCCCTTTCCGATGAATTTTAA
- the ispH gene encoding 4-hydroxy-3-methylbut-2-enyl diphosphate reductase, which produces MPKIILCSPRGFCSGVVRAIDTVKVALEKWGPPIYVKHEIVHNAHVVSSLRERGVIFVEDLSEVPEGEKVIFSAHGVPPSVRKEAELRSLFAIDATCSLVTKVHSAVKQYAAKGYKIVLIGHKNHVEIIGIKGEAPESVFVVETVQDVDFLAFSNSDKLFYITQTTLSLDDVAAITKRLIERYPSIITLPSSSICYATTNRQQALRSVLPKVQFAIIIGDKTSSNSTRLYEIAVRRDVPAAFINDSSEISLDMVNHGGDVVVTSGASTPEKVVQDCIKELLRLNPAFELEEDLFVRENVSFGLPRELDKLPASK; this is translated from the coding sequence ATGCCTAAAATCATTTTGTGTAGTCCTAGGGGGTTTTGTTCTGGTGTGGTTCGCGCCATAGATACAGTGAAGGTCGCTTTAGAAAAATGGGGGCCCCCTATCTACGTAAAGCATGAGATAGTTCATAATGCTCATGTTGTTTCTTCTCTTAGAGAGCGAGGAGTGATCTTCGTAGAGGATTTATCTGAGGTTCCTGAGGGAGAGAAGGTTATTTTTTCTGCTCACGGTGTTCCTCCTTCCGTTAGGAAAGAGGCTGAGTTGAGGTCTCTGTTTGCTATTGATGCTACGTGTTCTTTAGTGACAAAGGTTCACTCAGCCGTCAAGCAGTATGCAGCTAAAGGATACAAGATTGTTTTAATTGGGCATAAAAATCACGTAGAAATTATTGGGATTAAGGGAGAAGCGCCAGAAAGTGTTTTTGTTGTAGAAACAGTCCAAGATGTGGATTTCTTGGCTTTTTCTAATTCCGATAAGCTTTTTTACATTACACAAACTACTTTGAGTTTAGATGATGTTGCAGCTATCACTAAGAGATTGATAGAACGTTACCCTTCTATAATAACACTACCAAGTTCTTCAATTTGTTATGCTACAACTAATCGTCAGCAAGCTTTACGTTCAGTTTTGCCTAAGGTTCAGTTTGCTATCATTATTGGAGATAAGACTAGCTCTAATTCCACAAGGTTATACGAGATAGCTGTTAGAAGAGATGTCCCCGCAGCGTTTATCAATGATTCTTCGGAAATATCTTTAGATATGGTAAATCATGGGGGAGATGTGGTAGTGACTTCTGGAGCATCTACGCCGGAAAAAGTTGTCCAGGATTGTATAAAAGAACTTTTAAGGTTAAATCCAGCGTTTGAATTGGAAGAAGACTTGTTTGTTCGAGAGAACGTAAGCTTTGGACTCCCCAGAGAGTTGGATAAACTGCCTGCTTCAAAATAG